A single Euwallacea similis isolate ESF13 chromosome 1, ESF131.1, whole genome shotgun sequence DNA region contains:
- the LOC136408729 gene encoding uncharacterized protein, with protein MKAYYINLAAIFLWAAQVKAGQLYSGYNSFISTSQLIAPHPYVQQQYYPSINPQGQLLRASPAALANSAEEASVPSNLRKSDNFYGNSYIGSALARESLNLNKENLVHNRASEQIDRNQIVKLINNLNRVHYE; from the exons ATGAAGGCTTATTACATCAACTTGGCTGCCATTTTCCTGTGGGCTGCTCAGGTCAAAGCAGGACAACTTTATTCAGGCTATAACAGCTTCATTTCAACCTCCCAGTTAATTGCGCCACACCCCTATGTGCAGCAGCAATACTACCCTAGCATTAACCCTCAAGG ACAACTGCTGAGAGCCAGTCCCGCAGCTCTGGCTAATTCAGCTGAAGAAGCCTCGGTGCCGAGCAATTTGAGAAAGTCTGacaatttttatggaaattccTATATTGGCAGTGCTTTAGCTAGGGAATCGTTGAATTTGAATAAAGAGAACTTAGTGCATAACAGGGCATCAGAGCAAATTGACAGGAATCAGATTGTTAAGCTGATCAACAATCTGAATAGAGTTCATTATGAATAG